Genomic window (Alligator mississippiensis isolate rAllMis1 chromosome 4, rAllMis1, whole genome shotgun sequence):
GGACAGGCTAAAGATGTATTTGGGAGCTAATCTGTGGCTCTGGAGGCCTGAGTGCAAGTTCCTGTTCTGCTACACCCTATCTTGGGGCATGTTGGGTAGGGCCAGACTCTGGATGATATATGTAGGGGGGCACtgagtggggttttttggaagaaggaaaaaaaaaacctctggatGCTTCTGAAAATCCTGTTAAATGATGATCTGCATCATAAgacttaaatacctttaaaaatatgaCCTGCAGGCTGTCTTTGCTTCTATTTCTTATCTGTAACAAGGGGCTAATTGTACTTCCCTGCCTCATGGGGTGTTGCGAAGAAGTACAGTGAGGACTTAAGGTGGTCAGAGGTGGCTGTGATGGGGTTATATAATTCACTGGGAGAGAAGGGTAGACGGATGTGTGTTTTACCCTGAACTCCAGTTTGTCTTGGTCTGTCACGTCACGTTTGTTTGTAGTTGTCCATTTAATCAAAGGGCGGCAAATTCATAAGGGAGATGCTTTGCTACCTGGGTCACTACAAAACAGTGGTCAATTTGCCTTGTCCTCCCCTTCAAATGCTACAATTTGAACAGAGTTGGTCAAAATCTTTGTTACACATAAAGTAGCTAACAAATTTAGCCTTTTTTCTGTTTGGAAAACATTTGCTGATACTTTAGGCAagtatatttattgctcatggaATTGTTTGGATTAAAAACGACCAGCCGGCAGGTTTTTCATGCTTTATTTTCAAGTATAGTATTTGGTTGCTCACTTAATTGCACCTCACATTGTGTTAGTTCTTGGAAAGAACAATGGAACCTTTGGAAACAGGGCAATAATAAAGTGCAAATAATTAATAGCAAAAAGTCTTCCTTGTAGTTAAATGTGGGCGCAGATTCCTAAGCCTCTTGCTTACACTGAGTGTAACCTTGAGCAAGGCATTTACTCGTATGCATCAGTCTCCAAAAATATAAAATGGGAATGATTTATTCCTCACCCGTTTAAATCTGGGAGTTCTGAAGCTAAACCTGTTGTGGTTTAAGTCTTCAGATCCTTAGTTGATGGACACTATCAAATAGCTATAAGGTACACTTAAGTTCAGTCTGTTCTGTAGAGAAATTTCATCTTACTGGGCATTTTTActtgtgctctgggaggtgtggggggggcgctttaattagtgagcctgagtgtcatgtgtattagcatTCACCACGCTGACAGATGGTggcggggcgctttgaactaaagctcatcaaacaagctttagttgaaagcgccttgctgccattttttggtgcggggacactaatacatgtgacgccagagtctgctggagcgcattTATttctgattaatcgagtctgttctgacgTGCTGGATTTCTAGCGCATCagagctggctccctgcatgcTTATAGGAGCCCTCTGTGTCCAAACTCTTCTACATCTTAATGAGATATTACTTGGAAAATAATATGCATCAGGATTAGTAACAGAGTTGGTCAGaaaatctctctcttccccccatgCACAGACAGAAAGAAACACATGAACACACGCACACCATTCCAACAAACTATTTTTTAATCAATCAAAAATTTCAATGTTATCCAAATTTTGAGCataaatttttatttattttttggtctgAAAATCAAAATGTAGGTGCTTTTCTGTGACCATTTTTCTTTAGCTGAAATTGAGTACCAGGTCTTGGAGGGAAATGTTCAGCCCATCATAACTACTAATGTTACAGTGATATTACAGGGGCTGGGATAGCCATATTGGAAAGAATTAATTTTTACCTTCTGTCTTCAGGCAGCCAAATTATGTGCTTCAAACAATTCTACATTAAGCAATTTTCAGCTGCACATAGAACCCCAGCTTAAATGTTCTTCAAGAGTGGTATCAGTGCTATGTATTAAATATAGGGTATGTATTGCTCTGTAATGACCTCATATGGTCAATTAAAGATCTGGAAACACAATCCACAAGGACATCTTCCAGGTTTTGGACTGGTGACCCTAACAGGTCCTCAAGAGAGATTACTCTTGAGGAAGTCCTCAGGTGCAGAAGAAAAGCTGCTTGTTTAATTTCTGGATAGGGTCCAATGAAAAAACAGCATCCTTAAGACATGAACAAATCCATACCCAGATCCAGTCATGTTTGATAGAGACTAACACAAGTGAGACGGAGACAGAGTGTGATAGAAATAAAACCACTTTACTGTTTAGAATAAAAGGACACTATAAAAAGTGAACATTATGCAACATTACCTTAAAAGACAATATACATTCACTGAATACAAAATTTATAAATAACAAGGAGGAAAACTGTAAACAGTGCTACAAAATTTAGCAACAAATACATTCCTTCGGGACGAGATTTTTCTCTTGGGCTtagcttccctctccccctgcgaCTATCAAGTACAGCAGAATGGCCCTATGAAGGAAGGAGTGTAAGAGACAGCAAAGAGCAAAAGCAGTAGAATAGAATTAGTGGTTTTTAAGAGGATTTTGTTAAGACTGATATATCCCAAACTgacttgcttttaaaaaataatttgtttgcagtCCTTTAAATGTTGTTCCTCCCTCATAAAACCCAAAGGAATCAGATATAAAACACTTTACTTTGAAGCATGTAAAAAAATATACCTGGAGGCCCTATGAAACTTGTTCCTTTTACTGGGATTACATTTTAGGAGGTGCTATTATAAATTAGAGTGATGTGTTCATAGTACCCTGAAGTCGCATTTTGAAGCACTTGATGAGACTGGAGTGGAGATGCAGTGGTTGGCATTTAGTTTAATCCTATTTAAAGGATCATGTTTGACCTTCCAAAATTAGAGAAGCTTGGTTCCAAAATTGTTTTTGGCTCTAAAACAGCAGAACCCTATTGGAGCCTGTGGGAGTCCACACAGGACATTTTACACTCAGATATGCCCTTCCACTGTTtttcctttaagggaaaaaaagtcaTTCCTCCCCAGGGTGAATATGTGCTTGCAATTCTTGAAACTCTAAAGGACATCATTTTTAAGCAAATAAAGAGACCTCAAATCAGAATCCAAACTTTACAGTCTTATGTTTGCGTAGGAAAACTGGAAAGTGAAAATGGTTAGTTACTAACCGCAAAAGAAGTGCAACTGGCCGATCTGTTTTCCAGGCttaaagaaggggaagaaaaccAAATGCCAGTAAAGAAACAAACAGCGAGAATAGTACATTCACAAAAATGTGAATGAAGTATGTAATGTAAAAATGTAGGCTTAATGATATTTAGAGAAAAAGCAAAATGGTATTTCTATTAAGGTCCTGATCTTTTTTACTCATGTGAGGAGCGCAGATGACAGTGTCCTTTTAAGCACACTATACTGGTGGTAGACATGTGAAATATTCCTGCTAGCTACTTGTGCTGCTTCAACAGCAGCATGATGGTCAGGCATAGTAATGCACTGAAAGGTGTTACGGGCATCCAGAAAAGAGGGTGCCTTCATGCCCTAAGTAATCTTTAGGGTGCTGTGCCTTGGCAGACAGGAGCAATGTTAAGTGAGGCAGGAGGAGAAAGGGTACATAGAAAGGCAGAAGTTTAGGGGGCTGACCTGAAGCTAACAGAGTCCATAAAATAAGACCCATTGACTCAAGCAGGTTTTGGGTCAGGCCTTTAATCCAGGTGCAAGGTAAAGCTAAGCCCACAGAATACATGTCCCTGATAGTACTCATTAAACATATAGGAAGTCTTCCAACAGAAATGTATTTTTGCTAGTCTCTTTCCCCTTACGCTTTCCCTCCAtttggctccacattttaaaaagcctcTGTGACTGCGTCTTTATTTAGCAAGGGGGCAGGTTGTTTTGCAACCCTCTACCCCTTGCCACTCTAGCTGTCTGCATGTTGAAAGTATTTTTACCCTCTGCAATATATAATGGGAATCTGTAAAGAAAATAGATTTGTTGGTGACGGGGTTGTTTTTCATGGTGGTGGTAGTTGTTTACAAAACACACAGATACATTACAGCTACTTAGGAACACATCTTCATAGTAGAATAAAAAGATCTTCGTGATAATTTGATTGTAATACTGTGGTGTCTCAGCTAGTTAAATGATCTGAAACTATACAGTCAGTGAACAAGTAAAATACACAGAGCTATAGTTCAATGGAAATTAATCCCCAACACCTCGTTACATGAGAGGCATCTTCATCTTGCCTTCCAAAGCTGGGAGAAGTGGCTGTGGCCTGATGATTTAACTCTTGCTAAAGCACCTTTGATAGAGCAGTTGAGTTGAGTTTGGCCTTGGTGATCTCCAGCAATGGTGATTCCTCAAGTTGCAAAATGTGCTGGTGGAGTCGTCATTGCTGAAGATGCAGGGCAGAGGTACTGCAGTGAGTGACCCCTGTGGCTTCATTGGGGTTGCACAGTTCAAACGGAGCAGAAAATTGTCCCCTGCATTCCAGGCTTGACTCATTGACACATCTCAAAAGGCAAGTATCCTGACATGGCACCTGATCCTGTGACAAATGCTGAGAATTACCTCCCCCTCTCACTGGTTTCAGTAGGAGCCAAAGATCAGGTCCAAAATTTAAAGGTAGGGACAAgacagtgggattttcaaaaaaaaaaaaaaggccacaaGTGTTCTAGGAGGATGAATCCCATTGAGTTGTGATAAGCCTCCTGATCTGCTGTCACTCAGGTGCTAACAAAAATTCCAGACAAGATTCCTTCCAACTCAAGCAACTCTGAAAATGCTGTTTCAGCCAATCTTAAAAATAAGGCCACGTGCCTTCTATGGTAGTTCTCCCATAAAATGGGCCATTTCCCATTTAGATCTGCGAAGCTCCAAAATGTTACAGGAGATCACACCCTTTCCTCTCCTAGTGTCCTGCTATtgtggcagagaggccccaaaCAAAGCTCCACTGGTGAAATGACCACTGAATGCAGAATGCTCCATTACCCCCATCTGGGGTTATTACAATGCCTTTTCTTGCTtacagcagctctgcttcctaaGTGGAATGAACTGAAGATACATGGAAATATATgataaataattataataataaaaaaaaacacaatgaaGTTAATTGTaatcctcttctccccccccaccccttcaacTCAGTAAAACATAACAGTCACACAGTTTGTCATCACCCCTGCATCAACattaaaacttaaaatatttttatttgataaGAAAAAATTATATTATAGTTTtcttgataaaaacaaaacagaacaaaatcctCCAGTCACCAACGAAGCAAAGCCAGGATGgctcttttccccttcctcctcaacCTTATTACCACAGGACTCATATGTGCATATGCACAACTCTGCTTAACAATGGCTAGACAGGAACACAGCACTTGATTCATGCTGCAATCCTTAGGACAGCTGAGATAGAGGGTTCCAGGAAGTGCTGCCCACTTTTTCTCTATATGCAAATACAGCCAGTGTCACTGCAGAAGGGAGAGCCATGGTACTGGGAGATGTGGAGGAAGCAATGGATCTATCCGCTACTGCAGATGCACTGGACTttcaatatctttaaaaaaaataataaaatcactGACTTGGAATGTCAAGATTTCTGTCTTTTCAAACACAATCAAACCATTGTTTGTTTATAACACCAAGTAATTCCATGTCCTGTCGAAAAATAGCTTATGTCATTATGTGTATATACATCTTAATTCAGCTAAACACTATTTtggcaatagatttttttttttttttttttaatagcaataGCCCTAGTGCGTCTCCCCTTTTTCTCCTCCCCACGTGATTGACTTAGTGATGGGTCTTTTGCATCTGTTTGGTTTAAGATGTTCACCAGGTCATTTTGCTGTCAGAGTTAAACTGCAAAAATTTCCAGGGCCCGCTCTGTTTGAAAGAGGGAGGTTCACTTTACACCTGCTCCATTGGAAGTGAATGTCCTCCCAGAATGCaaagtagtttttaaaaaatagcataATATCTTTCTCTTCCACTGTATGACTGAATGGGCCCAGTACCCATTCATCCCATGCTGCTTTCACACACAGTGCAGAGCCTGGCACACAAGCTGAGGTCTCCCACCACTGCGACCAATTGCATTCTCAGTTCCCCATATGGGAAAGGGTTTGTTTTGGGGGtggtgtttgttttattttggagcTGGTGGatttttgttggctttttttgcttgTGTTGTTTGCTGATTTGATGGATGAAACCTGTTTTCCTTCTTAGGATTCCCCAATTTAAACACTGAGTGCAtaaggaggggctggggaagctagGGCCTTGAGGAAAGTTACAGGGCCACCTGGCATAGTTTTTAgatttttgttttcctaaaaAAATAGAGATTATATTGCTATAGCTAATGATACACACTGAGAGCAagggctccatttttttttctggcgtGCAAACAAAAGTTCCCAGACAATTGTCACCTGACCAGAATGAGCAGTATTAAAACCGGAAAAAATGATTAAAACAAATTCAGTATGAGAGCACAGGCTTTTGTGTTTAAGTGTTCGAAGTGCTAAAATTTGCAAGAAAACAGGCACTAATTTCATTGTCATCATCAGGATCTGGTAAGAGTTAGTGTCCAAGGGAAGTTCAGCCACAattaagggagggagggagacagagaagGGATTGTGTGTTCACGGATCTGTGGCATTGATGATAGTTTTATCAGGAGGTGCCCATCCTCTGTACCAGCTGCAGTAACCTTCCACCCGCTGGATGCAGGCGTAGTTCTTTGATTGGTATCCTGAATGGCCGAAGCTGGAGAGCATATCTGTCCAAATACACTCACTCTTAGAGGTGACAAAGCAGGGCAAGTAGTAGCAAGGCCTAATCTGCAATTATAAAAAGCAAATGGGTAAGGATACATTGAAGGCACATTTCTAGACGTTTGGTTTAAACTGGAAACTGATATTTTGAATTCCCTCTTCAAAACTTTAAAAGtaactaaaaattaaataaacacTTAAATCTGTGCTTAACTGCACAcacacctgccccacaccccttttCTTCACACTGAAGTCAATTAGACTTTTCATCATCTTGAAGTTAAGTGCCTTGTCCTTTGCAGGACTAGAGCTGTTCACTGAGGGTCAACTCTGAGCTTGTAAATGCTCAGAAGATTTACAGAGAAAAAAGGCCCTTCTGCACATAAATAGCTGATCTTCAAATTGATTTTGCTGGAATGTTTTTAAGATTTCCACCTTCAAAATTAAAGTAAACAGCTTATAGAAGAGGCACAGACAGAGCATATTAAGTTATTCATTATTAAGTTGTGAGACCAGCgaaaaagaaaagttttgttACTGTCTGTCTTCTATATAAAAATGTTATCCtctgtttcctttcccttctgtTCACCTGCATTATTGACTGTACCAGCTGGAATAGGCACAGTACTTACACTTTTTGACTACGTCTAATTGAAGACAATACATACCTTGCATCCACAGCCCAGGTGGTAACGATGATTTAGTCCTTTGCGTTGGGCTTGGGTCAGTCTGTCCCATTTCTCATACCAGTTACACAGACCAGTGTAAACCTTTCCTTCATACACCCGGCCTTGAAAAGACAGAAACAGACACATGTGAGTCCTCCTCGGTTCAAGCTGTTGTTTACTTTTCCACGCCTACCGATGTTTCTCAATGCCAGATATTTGGCTTTCATTACTGTTCAGCAGtcactttattttatattattgacTCTGGCATTGGTGAGAGCCACGGCACACACAGGATGTGTTGCCACATCTGTGTTAGTCCTGACAGTGTGCAGGTGAATAATACCATATAAAGCAGGGCAAGGCTTAGACATGCTGAAACTTTCACAAGAAACGAGATTCATTGTGTGCTTTGCTCCTATTCTCTTTTCATTCTTACGTTAACAGCTCACTTTGCATCAGCTCATACTGAAAGAACTTTTCCATGTCTAGGTCAATGAACAGTATCAAGGTACTTCCATTCAAGTGGCCTCTGTGGGGTCAATAAGCTATCTCAGTTACAGATTAATAGCTATTTATTCTCCGCCCCAAAAAACTGTTTGTCGCAAGTTATATGGTTGGGGGGCTGCATACatttagggaaaaaaaggagggatGTGTTGCCAGAAGGGAGCCAAGCTCTTGAAACTGAACTGCTATTGATGGAGTATCACTGCATTCTGAGTTCTGTGCAACTTCCTAGCACAGAACAGCAGATGTGGTGCTTTTGGGAAACTATTTATAGAAGTGATCTACCCAGCTGCCCCTTTCTGTGCGAAGCATTCGGCAGGTACAGCTACAGACTGAAAAGAGGTCTTGAATCTGAGGAAACCCAGTGGTCCCTTACCTGTAATCAGATACTGATACTTGTTGACCTCCAACTTGACACCACAAAGACTTTCAGAGGCTTCTGTGTAGATATACTGAACATGTGGCATAATCTGAAAGCCTCTGTACATCTAGAGAAATAATAAGCACATGTTAGGCTGGGAGGACAGTTTTTCACTGTTATGTTGGAATTTCATTAAATCTCTTAATGCTCTCAGGCTATGGGTCTGGGCAGTGAACTTTAGTACTTATGAAAGTGAGGGACTGATAGCATTAGCTGAACCCTGGGGTAATGCAGGCATGTGATTTGTTGGCATTCCTACATAGATCTGCCAATAGATATCAGAATCCTCTTATAACCCATTACTATACAGCACCAGGACCCAACTTGCCCCATTCCCAAGTTTTAACCAGGAGTAAACCCATCTCTTAGAGTTCCAAGATTTCCAGATGTAACCATTTtttaaggagaggaaggggaagagggatcagaaggggaggagaggtgaAAAATGGATGAGTTCGGGAATCTCTTTTCCTGTAATTTAAAGAACTTCTCCTTCCCTAATAAGATTTTTAAATAACTCGGGCTCAAATTGTCCAGTGTCCATATTTTGTATGCTTCAGTTTTTGGAGCCCAACCTAATACAGCCTACCGCATGGCCTGATTTCTACAGATGTTTAACACCCACCATTCCCCAGAACTTCAATGAAAGCTAATACTTCTCTGGCTAagtgttctcaaccttttggggATCAGggcacccctcaaaaatgccacctcttagctttcatttgattttgactatggaaaaataatactgtAAAATAATTCTGCTGTTGCACAGGACTCGGAAAGATCACAATAGgctaaaatgtttttaacactgtggattcctatttgaaatctctgaatttatctCGTCAATCGTGCATCGGCGCTTGCACACCTAAAAGTACTAATATTGCGCAGCATCCCACAACACCCGtaaaaggatttcatggcacctcagggtgccctggcaccctggttgggaagCACAGTTGCACAGGAAAGCCTCTGCTGTGTATAATGTGCAAAACTCTCCCACACCCTGCAAAGCTAGTCTGGTATAAATGGGTACCATTGTACCAGCATCTCTCTGGACAGTTTATTTTTTCTACAGAATCTTTTTCTACCTTCCTACACCTTTTTTCATAGTCTCTCATAAGTGGAGCCCAAGTTTTTTCAAGTGTGATTGATTGAGCTCTGAATCCCTAAATCTTTGAATAAGTTTAAACTTGAGGAGAAATTAGCTTGAGCTTCCCTAGTCTGCACTTGCAGTAACCACATTGTAGACTGCAGCTTCTTTTGAACACAAACTCCCAATTTCATACAGTAAGTTGTGTCACAAGGATAAAATAATCACAAAGAATGAAGGCTGAACTtggccatttttatttatttatttggttcgTTAGTTTTGAATTCCTGGTGACTATTTTTctcaaaatacaattaaaaaaaaatgcatgactaatttttatagtgtttttttttttctgttgttcttgACTAACCATACAGCTGGCCGAAGTTTACAACTTAGATTGAAGCAAATGGAGGACAAGAGAAACCAGAGTTTCAAAGGATGCTCTCATGCcacactccctgccctgcctctgctcacttccttgattttttttttttctgccagtttTAATACTGCAACATTAGTGTATGATCAAATCCTAATTAGAATTTAAACCATGAGCAGGGGCTGCTTGATGCACTGTCCCTCGCTACATCCCCTCCTGTTTTGCCATGGTCCATTTTTTTCCCATCCTTTTACTATATCATCAAGACAACGTCTATTTTCCAGCTTGGAGAGAGACCCAATCAAACCCAAAGTTATTGTTTTTTGTCACTGTGTCAGCTGGGAAGAGTCCTGTTCATTTTTTCTTCCAAGCTGTTCCATATTCCTACCATCCCAGAGCAGACATTGATATTCATTCTTCATTAATTTCCCTCCTAAAAAAAAGCTCTTTCTCAAAATTAACCAGGTCTACTTATAATgagattaatgaaaacatttctaTCAACTTTGAACCAGAGCCTAGCATTGTTGCAACATTCCAtgaggacatttaaaaaaaaattaatatctatatctatattgatatcaatatctgtatatctatagcatatatctatatattgtatagcatctatatagatctatagatatatccATAGATATCTATATAACTTGCTATGCTCAGAGATAAAGCCATCTGCTGAGTATGCAGGAGCTTGCATACCTATCTTTTTTCTCCCTACTTATATTGCGCTGATCAGAGGGATG
Coding sequences:
- the TIMP3 gene encoding metalloproteinase inhibitor 3, whose product is MPAGWLSLLALLCSWSLSALVAEACTCVPIHPQDAFCNSDIVIRAKVVGKKLMKDGPFGTMRYTVKQMKMYRGFQIMPHVQYIYTEASESLCGVKLEVNKYQYLITGRVYEGKVYTGLCNWYEKWDRLTQAQRKGLNHRYHLGCGCKIRPCYYLPCFVTSKSECIWTDMLSSFGHSGYQSKNYACIQRVEGYCSWYRGWAPPDKTIINATDP